The window AATCTTAACCGTTGCCACGCGGCCCCTGAATATTGGCCCGTGGGCTGGAAACCCTGAGGGCGCGTcacttcaaaatttcaaaatcaagaTAATATCGACATGCATGAAAGATTCAGCAGACGAGGCAGTTGATCTTCCGAATGCTTACCCTCCGAGTCCGTAACCGACctcgaagagtagggggcttctgttacgggaagatccgagccccttatAATTTCGAGGGCCGACGTCATCGAACAGATAACTACTCCCTGCGACGCCCACGACTGAAGGATTCATCAATGAGGCACAGAGGTGCCTCGGACTTAAGACTAATTACCAAGAGGAAACTCGACTTAATAAAGTAGGTCCGACGCTTCGCCTCGGACCTCGTGAAAGAAGTCTTTCGGAACGCACAACTGGCGAGAGGCTAAGTTCACCAGCTCGGCTCAGACTGTAAACGCGGCCACTGTTCGGCGAAGGCTTGTAATCACTTTGACTGAAGCCTCATCTGCCAAAAGGGCCGAGCCGAGGCCAGATCCCGAAGTAGGCGCTCCATGAGCTAAACTTAGAAACTACCATAAGTAGAAGTAGCCGGTTACTTCACTCGCAAATATGCATGATGTGCATAATATCTTACACGATCCTCGAATTATGTACAATATCCTCACGATCTGAAAATCTCACTGATTGAGTGAATCGCGCCGATATTGACGGACGGTCCGACAGTCAGGTATAAATGCAATAAGACCCCATTGctataggggaaaaaaaaaggtattcTCTCTCTACTTGTCAACTTAGACCCCGATTTttttgacctgacttaggcatcggagggtccctagGTTTAGccaggtctcctttgctcaccctttgTGTAGGACCAAGGTTCATTCGAGAAGCATAAAGTGGACGGTGATCCAGATTTTATCCTCGACAGTATCCACCTGTATTGACGCTTGAGGTCAAGTTAGTAGGTTGGAATTGAGTCATACGGTCAATTCTGACACACACCACACACTACACGCGGCCATTGAATTCAAATCGGAAAAAGTGCTCAACGAAAGCTAGATGAGTGCTGAAAAAGTCTGGATATCATGAACACCACATGGTGGTCACTCACACCACCCAAAGTTGAGCCTTTCCTTGTagcctgtgttgtggtccacctcactGATTAGTTTGACTTTCAAGCTCTGGCATTAATATGCATTGACTCATATGATGGATAGACTGAACCACCATATTAGCTAGATGTTTTTAGTACTACAAACGAGAGTGAATGTCATACATGCATCGatcattatgggccccacattaagaAATTCACCTCAAAACCCTACCTGTCCCGAGCTTGGAATGGGAGGGGCTCAGAGGGGACattgtgtccatccatttttcatatcattttatatcattttagggtataagtgtAGAAATAAGGTAGATcgcaggctcaagtggaccacaccacaggaggcatCAGCAGTGATACCATTGTTAAAGCCTTCTTAGGGCCTATTCTGATGATTaattgccatacaacctgttcatgaggtatgACAACCGTTCAAAAGGTCACATGTACcagggatgaagtaaaaacacaaatatcagcttgatccaaaaccttccaTAGCCCCAAGGTGTTTTCAAAGGTATGTGTTTAATCTTCCTATCTATAGTAGGTACACTTGAGCTCTGTATCTGCAATGAAAAAATGGATTgaccgtgtggataaaactaATACCTCACGgtcggaaacggattagctactccccatgatatatgtgctatgtgagccccaccatgatgtatgtgtttcatccatgccgtccatctattttttttagatcatttattatatgtgaccaaaaatgaggcatatcccaatctcaagtggaccacattacagggaacaatgttgaatgaacatcaaccattaaaaacattttgggggccataaaagttttggatcaagctgatcttttttttttcctttcatctgggtctgtataatctaatcaacagatttgatgtcaaataaacagtatattgggccttatgaggattttaatggtggatatccaatcactgttgttttcctgtggagtggtccacatgagatatatatcctctcatttttttttatcaagcccgaaaatgatatgtaaaaatggatgaacggaatggatgaaacacatacatcatggtaggccccccagagcaccgaccatcagccaccgagcTGGTGGCAGGtggtagccagtccgtttcccctCCGACCCCctggtacccaatccgcgtcatCATACAACTTAAAGATCACGGGCGTTGACACCGTCAACCTAGCGGCGGCGGCTCTTTAGTAATTTCGACTTAAAACAGGGTCATTTCATTTGAAAGTGCTTCAGAGGCTGGCAACGCCAATCACGTGGATTAAGTGCCGACTTCTATCACGAGAAAAACATGGCGACTTCCACACCTCACTAGCTTTCCATCCGTCTTTTCACATACCGGACCCCTCGAATAAGGAAGGCGGCAATCCAGATCCAATAGCATCTCGCCACGTGGAAAATAAGCTGAAAGTAGATGAGAGATAAGGAAGACTTGGTAAAACCGAACTGTGGCATGTCCATGACCACATGCCATTCTCTCTTTCCATCTCTGCCGTTCGTCTTCCCCGTTGATGTTTGTCTGTCTTCTACTTTCAAAAGAAGGGCATCAATCAGACGAACAGAATGATTCCATGTATGTGATTTTTGTACCAAGCTTGCATCTAAAATAGAGGAAGTTAGATGGACGGTACCGATCGATCATCAATCTATCACGTGTACTGTGGAGAGTTTGCTCTACCACATACGCGTTGTAGAACCGCGTGCAATGaaaagctttgtggggtccaccgcgaTGTACGTGTGATTTCATTCCGTTCATCGTTTGACCCCGTTAATGTTACAAAGtgacccaaaaaatcaggcagatccataactcaagtgggccacaccacgggaaaagtGGATAGACggacctaccattgaaaccttcctggggcccaccatgatgtttatattccatccaaaccgttcataatgtgAGTCCCACCAAGttgaatgtatatatataaaacgaaaaaaaaaaaatcagcctgattggAAACCTCCGTGACCCGGACCCAAGAAGGTTACCTCCCTTCCCCACTTTTCATCTGGTAGTGCTGACTTGAGATTTGatggggcctttttttttttttttaaaaatttttatcaCGTACTATCGTGATCTGGTGCAAgtgatggatggctgagatgtcACATGAATATCGTGGCGGGCCCCACCAAGGGTGTAGTTGCACAGGCTACCTACAATAGTTGTAGTAGGAAATTGGCACCCATCTCCGTGTGGCATGCGAGGCCTATGCtaccgggagcggattaggtgttacccgcgtATGACtgtagtgggtgtttccctgaaaatggggcccaccttgatgtatttgttgtatatccacgacgtccatttgttttttcaactcattttagtatACGCAGACATAGAtggagcagatccaaatatcaactggaccatatcaaaggaaattttgatcattgaatgcctaccattaaaaacttcttaagccaTCAACATAATTTTTATTGTCCATCCATCATATTTATAAGCTcacacagaactggatgaagataaaacacagatataataTTGATCCAACCATTTTTGGCCGACAACATttatttaatggtcaatcattacATTTTCCTGTGGCGTGATCCACCTAAGAGctacatatatttaattttttatatgataccaaaaatgatatggtaaagcagatggacggcgtggatttaaaaaTTGTCTATTAATTTTGGATCCACCATCGGAGAAACACCAACTACAGTGcttcccgggtaacacctaatccgctacccTACTACCGCGTTGCGAGGCTTTCCCGCGGTTTCTACGCGTGCATGCCAGATGACGCCACGTTTCATCTCTTTAATGGCGCGGAGTAACACGTGACGGAGCAGGCTTTTAGGAAGCGTGTGGACCCATGTGGTACGTCGGCTTACTTCCGTGCCGAATGCTACGGATACCGATAGCGGAGTGGGAACAAAGATAAGGCCGTTATGACGGATTTTTCGTGGGGAAGGGGACAGCTTGAGATGCGAATCGCGGGCTTGGGACTCCCTCGCATGAGCTTGCCGGTATCCATCGTTGTACAGATGCCGAAATATCTCATGAGTAATGAGATCcggtccgttcatcaggtggagaTCCTAATGAAAATTCCTTGTGCCAAAATTAGGCTGTTTAAAAGTCATATACAAAGCAAATGGACGGGTAATAATAGACAGTTTATATACGTATGGTCCCTGATGACTATCTTATTCTGCAGCTTTCGTAGATGTAttagttttatccacgccgttcttacatttttcaatatcaatttaggaaatgatatgaaaaatgagatagatccaaggccTATGTGgatcacaaagtggggattgaattcccaccattaaagacttattgggagccacataagttttgatcaagtgacctttttgaacaggttggatggaaaataaaaatcacggtgagccctacaaaggtttcaacgtGGGAGTCATTATCACTGCGGCTTACTTTGGTGTGATCAACATAAGCTAtgtatctgcctaatttttgggtccataccctaaaataatatataaaaatgtatggacggcgtggattaaacccGTACATTAagataggccccacagagcctcgTGGACCGAGTCCTACCAGGGCAAGGCGCTatgagagcggattaggtaagaccccggccacacccaagacggtgcggcccatatcgtggggcccaccctgatgtatttacgatgtatccacgctgtctatccgttttaagataattttagggaattATGTCGAAAATTAAGTATATTCAattgtcaggtggaccataccataagaaacagtggtgattgaccatcctacaattaaaatttttttatggcGTATAGTAATGTTTCCAcagtatttatttaccatccaatctgtttataaggtcacgtaatcctggatgaaggaaaaaaagaaatatcagcttgatccaaaattttataTCCCATTAATGGtcatttaatggtcatttaccactgtttctcatggtatggtctaaattttaattatatatgttatattttggaaaaatgctccaaaataatatgaaaaaatggatagacggagtggataggtgataaatacatcaaggtgggccccacggcaaggACCGCACCGTTTTGGGTGAGGTCGGCGTCTCACCTAATCCGGTCTCGGACTCCATCCACTTCCCCCTCAGTACCTCCTCTTCATAATTGCCGTGAATGGTATAGACGGAAACCGTTTTCTCAGTCCAAGTGTACTTACCCTTTTTCTATTTACACCCACCGCGCACGATAGATGAACCTCGTCGTATGAACGGCGTATAACACTCCAGCCTCCAaacatccccaccatcaagacaTCTTACAAGATGGCACGTATCTGTAGCATCCCAGAAGCTGTAGATCAGACTGTTTCTATTTCATGTCCTAAAAATCAGTCTGGCCCACTCATCAGATGAGCAACACACTACGTTGGATGCAAACCGTTGGTTATCATTTTCCTGACCATCGATTCCTTGTGAGGTAGCATACAATGCTTCCATGACATACATTGTACGGTACATTTATCCTTTAATTTTAtaccagtggggcccattttacgtgatccaaaacgttgatatgatgggataaATGGTGGATGGACAAGGCATAAAAAATTAACAGGATTGGAAGATCTAGCGGTAGAAAATTTGGCCTTTCATCCGGAACGGCTGTTGTATGTCTTTTTTAAAAGTTTCTTTGTTGCTTAAATATTGAAACGAATAGAATTTTCCCATCACGTAGATCTTTGATGCATGAACCATTCACTGTGGGGCCATAGtatcaacggtcaggatcactGAACAGTTGCCCCACGTCTATGAATCGAATACCCGAACACTACTATTTCTTACAGTGCATCATCCCGCTAACTGAATGCCACGTGGGTGGAACTCTCATGAGTCCACCCCATTAATGTGTAGGGACCACCGTAGTTTTTATgtaccatctaatccattcatctgatgtgcctcaTCAGGATGAAAATAGTACCCAAAAATCATTTTATTTGAAAAATAGGGTAGGCCGTAGCATATTATTCAGAGGTTTTTGTGTAATTTTAAACTAATTACGCGTTGAAACAGATTAATTTTTTGAGTAACGGTCAAAAAGGGTTGGTCtaccttatggacggagtggatttcaagtACAGTAAATAATTTCACCACTATCGAGAAAGTTATCCCGGTAAGCACCTACGCTAGGTATGAAGGACGCCGATTGCCTGAAATCGCTGTCGTGGATTCCTGCAACCCCAAGTACTGTGGCCccaataaggtttcaacggttattattcaatccccactgcttcattGGGTGTGGCTCATTCGAGTTTTTGATCTACCTAATATTTCtacccatatcataaaatgagatgaagaaacggatggacggatcgTATATAACAAAAACATAGcattgggccccacagtgctCGAGGTTGCAGGAATCCTTCCAACTCCCGGTTGCAGGCAATCCGCATCGAGGCAGGAAGGAGTTGTGCACAAGGAAATGTTGTTATATATAGAAAAGATGGGTGTGAATATCAACTCAATTATTTTATTATTCCGGAAAAGCCCTTCACATTTCCCTAAAGGAACACGTGCTTCAAAATTGACATACACCGAACGAGAGTTCCAACTTGTATAAAACTGAGAAAACCCTGCTCACCTTCACCCCGcccaaaggaagaagaaagaaagagagagatatctCCTACAGAATTTGAAAAAATTAGAAGATCGGAAGCTTTGATTCTTCAGATTTCGAGTCCGGATTTAATCTTTTGACAAAAATCATGTCGGCGTCGACGGATTTCTCAGAAACGGGGAGGTTTTCCGGCCGGAAATCGCCAGAGAAGTCGAATTTCAAGCAAACTTGCAGTCTTTTGAGCCAGTACATGAAAGAGAAGGGGAGTATCGGAGATCTGAGCCTTGGAATGAGTTGCAATCTGGAAGGGAAAGGTACGGTCCGGATTTCCCCCCTTTTTCTTTTCGCAATGATCGGATCGGTTCTTGATTTAAGATATTTCTTTCGATTTTGTATTTTTTAAGGATTTTGACGAGAATTTTCCTTTTTTCTGGTAGAAATTCAGGGATTTTTCTTCTGTTCtgtgatttaaaaaataataattttcttttACTTGCCAATGCAAATTTTcatagaattattattattattattattttggagtAGATAGGAGATCTTGCTTCTAACGATGGCTTCAAGCTTTTTAATGGAATTTTCTACTAGAAATTGTCTTTCTTGAGAATTTCAGCTATTCTGCTGTTTTTTCGATGGAAAACGCCGAGATAAGAGGTTTTCTGTTAGAAACTAACTGATTTTCTTTCTAATCTATACCGAATTTCGGTTTTATGCTTGAAGATCTTCATTTGAAATGGGTCACCTGTGAAGAGGTCTCAGGATCTAATATACACCGGATCGTTTGATTTTAAATAGGCTGAGGTTTCCGATCGTCTTagaacaaacaaaaaacaaaataatcTGATATCTTCTGCTTCTTCATTACGAATTTCAGGAAATCCCGAAACGCTTCGTCCCGCTACGATGAATTTACTCCCGGGAATGGAAATGTCGGGAGAAGTTTCGGACCGAAACGCGATGGATCTGTTTCCTCAGCACGCCGGTTTCGGCCCTTCCGTTACGACAGAAGACGCACGGAAGATAAGCCACACGAGGTAAGGATACGATacttccctttctttttgttaaAAAGACGAAAATGCGCCTTTGAAGTTGCTGGAGAAGCAAGCGAAGCCCGcggaatgaccaaaatgcccttctaCTTTCTGAAGCTGATGAGCAGCATGGGAGTCctttcaagggcattttggtcaacCAGGCAGTTGCAACGATGCACGTATAAAAGAAACCGATTTTTCGGAAACCGAAACAAGAGCTGCTACTGACTGTTGTAACGTTTTACAGACCTTCGAATGTACCCGAAACGGCGCAAATGACGATATTTTATGGTGGAAAAGTGCTGGTTTTCAACGATTTTCCGGCCGATAAGGCGAGGGAAGTCATGCTCATGGCCAGCAAAGGAACCGTCCCGAATCCCAGCGCAGCTTCTACTCCTGGCATCGAACTCGGAAACCGCCCGCAGCAACATAACACCAGCTTCGCTTCGGCTTCCGCTACATCCAACGGTTCGTTGCAGGATCGTCTTCCACGGCCACCTCAAGCCAATACTTCaggtatttttcttaaaatttcaatTTCGTTTTTCGAGGGCGGGAAAAAAGACGCAAAACAGGAACTCATCTTTTCCGGTTTTGATTTCTGTTACAGATCTGCCGATCGCAAGAAAGGTATCACTCCACCGGTTTctggagaagaggaaagaaaggTAAGCAATTTTGAGATAGAATTCCCAAAATGCCCCTCCGGCCCAGAGGATGAACGGTCAAGATCTCATTTCTTCTTGGTATGTATTTTTTCCAGGATCAGTGCAAAAGCTCCCTACCAAATGAGCAAGCCGTCTGCGACTCCAGTGAAGCCTACTGAAAACAAGCCATGGCTCGGCTTGGCTCCTCAACCCAGCTGAGCGTAGCTGGAACTGTAACCATTTTCGCATCTCTACCACAACAACTTTGAGTCGTCATCTCTCCCGACGACTCGTTCGACTCGGAGAAACGAGTCTCGGACTCGGCATCTGCTCATGCACGTGTAAAGCATGTACTCGTATTCTTTCAGATATTGTTTATTCGAGATGTGATTTCTTCTATTGTAGACAAAAGGTGGTGAGTCACCCACCACCCATTTTTATAGGAAAGCCGTATACGACGAAGACATTTTTCTTCTGTATAATCGTGTTCGACGCCTAGTAGTGGAAAACTATTCGTATCAACCGTTGACTTGGCGGGCCTTTTGTTTACGTCTTTAAATTGTCACGTGTTTCAGAATTGATTTGATgggatgatcttgaccgtcctaTGGATGGATTTTCAACTACATGCCGTGGTTGTTgcctttgttttatttttctttttacacGGCGCATTTGCATGTTATTGATCAGACAGGATCTCTTTTTAGAGCAAGGTGGGGCTTAAACGGTGCGTGGCCCATCCTTTTGCTACCCTACGTGGTGATCCTGGCCGTTCATCCGGTGTTGCGGGTAGCATGTGcgcgacggaaacggattggctagtggtcggtgctccgcgtggcccaccatgatgtatgtgtttcatccatgttgtccatctatttttctatatcattttatggtataatcacaaaaatgaggtatattccaatctcaagtggaccacattacaggaaacagtgttgattgaatgtcgaccattaaataAATTTTGGGagcaataaaagttttgggtcaagctgatatttatttttatcccttcatctaggtctgtctgacctaatcaacagatttgatttcaaatgtacagtgggccttaggaggattttaatggtggatatccaatcactattgttttcctgtggtgtggtccacctgagatttatatccctctcatttttggaatcaagccctaaaatgatctgtaaaaatggatgaacggcatggataaaagaaatACTTCTtagtggggcccgcagagcaccgaccaccaccaccgtgctagtggcaggggagtagccaatccgtttccgtgcggGACATGGAAAGAATCCGACAATCGATGATTGTCAGCGATCATGGAAAAGTGAGCCAGAAACTGACTCTCTGGACCGTTGTTTTTAAGTTAGTTTGTAGGGATGATATGATCTCTGATggagttttttcttttttgtttttaatccatATGAACCATCTATAGTGGGACTTAAATGATTGGTCCTGATCATTCAACAGTGAGGGAGAGG of the Magnolia sinica isolate HGM2019 chromosome 7, MsV1, whole genome shotgun sequence genome contains:
- the LOC131251753 gene encoding protein TIFY 10b yields the protein MSASTDFSETGRFSGRKSPEKSNFKQTCSLLSQYMKEKGSIGDLSLGMSCNLEGKGNPETLRPATMNLLPGMEMSGEVSDRNAMDLFPQHAGFGPSVTTEDARKISHTRPSNVPETAQMTIFYGGKVLVFNDFPADKAREVMLMASKGTVPNPSAASTPGIELGNRPQQHNTSFASASATSNGSLQDRLPRPPQANTSDLPIARKVSLHRFLEKRKERISAKAPYQMSKPSATPVKPTENKPWLGLAPQPS